The following coding sequences lie in one Pseudomonas monsensis genomic window:
- a CDS encoding DUF1127 domain-containing protein produces the protein MNGLSDVRLTLHSQELVTGQEDGAWNTALRNAPSGLSRWGLFWHRLHTRKALLALTPEQLKDVGLTREQAQEEGLKPFWRI, from the coding sequence ATGAACGGCTTGAGCGATGTGCGGCTGACGTTACACAGTCAGGAACTGGTGACAGGGCAGGAGGACGGTGCATGGAATACGGCCCTGCGCAACGCGCCGTCCGGCCTCAGTCGCTGGGGCCTGTTCTGGCATCGTCTGCACACGCGCAAGGCGTTGCTGGCGCTTACACCCGAGCAGCTCAAGGATGTCGGGCTGACCCGGGAGCAGGCGCAGGAGGAGGGGTTGAAGCCGTTCTGGCGGATCTGA
- a CDS encoding PLP-dependent aminotransferase family protein, with product MTLYVNLAELLGTRIEQGFYRPGDRLPSVRALSVEHGVSLSTVQQAYRMLEDSGLASPKPKSGYFVPVGRELPELPAVGRPAQRPVEISQWDQVLELIRAVPRKDVVQLGRGMPDVTTPTMKPLLRGLARISRRQDMPGLYYDNIHGTLELREQIARLMLDSGCQLSASDLVITTGCHEALSTSIHAICEPGDIVAVDSPSFHGAMQTLKGLGMKALEIPTDPLTGISLEALELALEQWPIKVIQITPNCNNPLGYIMPESRKRALLNLAQRFDVAIIEDDVYGELAYTYPRPRTIKSFDEDGRVLLCSSFSKTLAPGLRIGWVAPGRYLERVLHMKYISTGSTAPQPQIAIAEFLKSGYFEPHLRRMRSQYQRNRDVMIDWVTRYFPVGTRASRPQGSFMLWVELPEGFDTLKLNRALHDQGVQIAVGSIFSASGKYRNCLRMNYAAKPTPQIEEAVRKVGAAAIKLLAEAD from the coding sequence ATGACGCTTTATGTGAATCTCGCCGAGCTGCTCGGCACGCGCATCGAACAAGGTTTCTACCGTCCGGGTGACCGATTGCCGTCGGTGCGCGCCTTGAGCGTAGAACATGGCGTCAGTCTCAGCACGGTGCAGCAGGCTTATCGCATGCTCGAAGACAGTGGTCTGGCGTCGCCGAAGCCCAAGTCCGGCTACTTTGTACCGGTCGGACGCGAGCTGCCGGAGCTGCCGGCGGTCGGCCGTCCGGCGCAGCGGCCGGTGGAGATTTCGCAGTGGGATCAGGTGCTGGAGCTGATTCGTGCGGTGCCCCGCAAGGACGTCGTGCAACTGGGGCGCGGCATGCCCGATGTGACCACGCCCACCATGAAACCGCTGTTGCGCGGACTGGCGCGAATCAGTCGGCGCCAGGACATGCCCGGTCTGTATTACGACAACATCCACGGCACCCTCGAACTGCGCGAACAGATCGCCCGGCTGATGCTCGATTCCGGTTGCCAGTTAAGCGCCAGCGACCTGGTCATCACCACCGGTTGCCACGAAGCGCTGTCCACCAGCATCCACGCGATCTGCGAGCCCGGCGACATCGTCGCGGTGGATTCGCCGAGCTTTCACGGCGCCATGCAGACGCTCAAGGGCCTGGGCATGAAAGCCCTGGAAATCCCCACCGATCCGCTGACCGGCATCAGCCTCGAAGCACTGGAACTGGCGCTGGAGCAATGGCCGATCAAGGTCATCCAGATCACGCCCAACTGCAATAACCCACTGGGCTACATCATGCCGGAGTCGCGCAAACGCGCGCTGCTCAACCTCGCGCAGCGCTTCGACGTGGCGATCATCGAAGACGATGTGTACGGCGAACTGGCCTATACCTACCCGCGTCCACGCACGATCAAGTCCTTCGACGAGGACGGCCGCGTGTTGCTGTGCAGTTCGTTTTCCAAGACCTTGGCGCCGGGATTGCGCATCGGCTGGGTCGCGCCGGGCCGCTATCTGGAACGGGTGCTGCACATGAAATACATCAGCACCGGCTCCACTGCGCCGCAGCCGCAGATCGCGATTGCCGAATTTCTCAAATCCGGGTACTTCGAACCGCATTTACGGCGGATGCGCTCACAATACCAGCGTAATCGCGACGTCATGATCGACTGGGTGACCCGCTACTTTCCTGTCGGCACCCGCGCCAGCCGTCCACAGGGCAGCTTTATGTTGTGGGTCGAACTGCCGGAAGGTTTCGATACGCTGAAACTGAATCGGGCGCTGCACGACCAGGGCGTACAGATTGCCGTCGGCAGCATTTTTTCCGCCTCGGGCAAGTACCGCAATTGCCTGCGGATGAACTACGCTGCCAAACCGACACCGCAGATCGAAGAGGCGGTGCGCAAGGTCGGTGCAGCGGCAATCAAATTACTGGCCGAAGCCGACTGA